The DNA sequence cctgagccaactcccatCATCCTCTTCTGGTCCTCTGTCACACCCACGATACgagccacctacacacacagacagacagagcgtgtttctgttgtttgtttgtgtgtgtgtgtgtgtgtgtgtgtgtgtgtgtgtgtgtgtgtgtgtgtgtgtgtgtgtgtgtgtgtgtgtgtgtgtgtgtgtgtgtgtgtgtgtgtgtgtgtgtgtgtgtgtgtgtgtgcgtgtgagataTTATAgtgcataggtgtgtgtgtgtgtgtttataactaTGTCTTACCTGGCAGTCGACACTGAGAATGTGCAGAGCGGTTGTCATGGCGTTGGAGCGTGTGAACAGTTCTTTGAGCGCCATGAGAACGGTGGGGTCTAGAGGTCTGTTATTATCTGGTAGCAGGAGGGACTCAAACTGGTCCAGTCTGAAACACGACACCGTCTCCACCTGGTAACATGTTAATAACATGTCACTTCTCAAACTGGTCCAGTCTGAAACACGACACCATCTCCACCTGGTAACATGTTAATAACATGTCACTTCTCAAACTGGTCCAGTCTGAAACATGTCTCCACCTGGTAACATGTTATTAGTATACTGataacatgttaataacatgTCACTTCTCAAACTGGTCCAGTCTGAAACACATCTCCACCTGGTAACATGTTAATAACATGTAACTTCTCAAACTGGTCCAGTCTGAAACACGTCTCCACCTGGTAACATGTTATTAGTATACTGATAACATGTTAATACCATGTCACTTCTCAGACTGGTCCAGTCTGAAACACGACACCGTCTCCACCTGGTAACATGTTAATAACATGTCACTTCTCAAACTGGTCCAGTCTGAAACACGACACCGTCTCCACCTGGTAACATGTTAATAACATGTCACTTCTCAAACTGGTCCAGTCTGAAACACGTCTCCACCTGGTAACATGTTATTAGTATACTGataacatgttaataacatgTCACTTCTCAAACTGGTCCAGTCTGAAACACGACACCGTCTCCACCTGGTAACATGTTAATAACATGTCACTTCTCAAACTGGTCCAGTCTGAAACACGTCTCCACCTGGTAACATGTTATTAGTATACTGATAACATGTCACTTCTCAAACTGGTCCAGTCTGAAACACGACACCGTCTCCACCTGGTAACATGTTAATAACATGTCACTTCTCAAACTGGTCCAGTCTGAAACACGTCTCCACCTGGTAACAGCCTGGTAGTAACATCTCTGTATAACTCCTACATTAGGTTTGTTATTGTGTTGTAGCAGGAttacactgcactacactatattacattacattacattacattacactacattacactacgaGTTCATAGTCTGTTATTCACTGACATGTAGTCAAACTGAGCTACAAAACATCACCTACATCACAATGTTGTTCAATAAACATCTAATAGAATCACCTACATCACAATGTTGTTCAATAAACATCTAATTGAATCACCTACATCACAATGTTGTTCAATAAACATCTAATAGAATCACAATGTTGTTCAATAAACATCTAATAGAATCACCTACATATCAATGTTGTTCAATAAACATCTAATAGAATCACCTACATCACAATGCTGTTTATTGTAAATCAAATTAAATAAACAACACccaaccacaacaaacctgcgGCCTCTGAAAGTGtgaatcctcctcttcctcctggacCTGCCCGTCAATTGGTAACCGAGGCAACTCCCCGCTTTCCTGTGCCTCCAGGAAGCTGAAGGATGTCTCAGTGAGACGGGCTCTGCTCTGCCACTTCTCCTCCGCACGCAGCCTGTCCACGTGGCCACGCTttctgacaggaaacacacaataacacatacacacacacacacacacacacacacacacacacacacacacacacacacacacacacacacacacacacacacacacacacacacacacacacacacacacacacacacacacacacacacacacacacatatatatatatatatacacatatatacatatatatacatacatacacacacacactacataactAAAAGTattggacacctgcttgtcgagtatctcattccaaaatcatggtcattaatatggagttggtccccctttgctgctataacagcctccactcttctgggaaggctttccactagatgttggaacattgctgcggggatttgcttccattcagccacgagaattagtgaggttgggcactgatgttgggcgacagtctgcgttccaattcagcccaaaggtgttcgatggggttgaggtcagggctctgtgtcgtccagtcaagttattccacaccgatctcgacaaaccatttctgtatggacctcgctttgtgcacgggggcattttcatgctgaaacaagaaagggcctttcccaaactgttgccacaaagttggaagcacagaattgtctagaatttcattgtatgctgtagcgttaagatttcccttcactggaactaaggggcctagcctgaaccatgaaaaacagccccagaccattattcctcctccaccaaactttacagttggcactatgcattggggcaggtagagttctcccggcatccgccaaacccagattcgtccatcggactgccagatggtgaaacgtgattcatcattccagagaacgcatttccactgctctagagtccaatggcggcgagttttacaccactccagccgacgcttggccttgcacatggtgatcttaggcttgtgtgcggctgcccgcccatgaaaacccatttcatgaagctcccgacgaacagttcatgtgctgacgctgcttccagagacagtttagaactcgatagtgagtcttacaaccgaggacagacgatttttacaaaCTACGCGTTTCAACACTCAGCGGTCTACCACTTCAaggctgaaccgttgttgctccttcacaataacagcacttacagttgaccagggcagctcaagcaaggcagaaatttgacaaactgacttgttggaaaggtggcatcctatgacagtgccacgttgaaagtcactgagctcttcagtaaagccattctactgccaatgtttgtctatggagattgcatggctgtgtgattgtcagtaacaggtgtggctgaaatagccgaatccactaactgTTCATTACAACCACATCTAGAGGCTACCAGAGGTTACTGATGTAACCCCGGTTCTATGAAccaagcatgtttttttttttacattttatttgatagtTTCATCAGTCGCGGcccctagtttgggaaacgcCGTAAGACCCAAATGGTTTCTTCTTACTTTGATTCAGGCACCTGGATGACCAGCTCGTCATAGGGGTCCTCACGGTGACGGTTGGGAGGAGTCCCGGGGAAGAAGGTGGACACTCTGAAGGGTTTGGGCGGGGCTCGGGGGTGCAGCTGTCCGTCAGAACCTCGCAGCGTCACACCTCCACCTGGGGACCACAGGAGGGGTTACAGAACGGGTGTTTCACCTGGGTGTGTCACGGTGACGTCATAGGGGTCGtcacctgggtgtgtgtgtggtatgtggtgtgttacctgggtgtgtgtgtgtgtggtgtgttacgtgggtgtgtgtgtggtgtgttacctgggtgtgtgtgtgtgtgtgtgtgtgtgtgtgtgtggtgtgttacctgggtgtgtgtgtgtgtgtgttacctgggcttgtgtgtggtgtgttacctgggtgtgtgtgtggtgtgttacctgggtgtgtgtgtgtggtgtgttacctgggtgtgtgtgtgtgtgtggggggggtgtgttacctgtgtgtgtgtgtggtgtgttacctgggtgtgtgtgtgtggtgtgttatctgggtgtgtgtgtgtgtgtgtgtgtgtggtgtgttacctgggtgtgagggccgtgtgtgtggtgtgttacctgggtgtgtgtgtgtgtgtgttacctgggcttgtgtgtggtgtgttacctgggtgtgtgtgtggtgtgttacctgggtgtgtgtgtgtggtgtgttacctgggtgtgtgtgtggggtgtgttacctgtgtgtgtgtgtggtgtgttacctgggtgtgtgtgtgtggtgtgttacctgggtgtgagggtcgtgtgtgtgttacctgggtgtgagggtggtgtgtgtgttacctgggtgtgagggtcgtgtgtgtgttacctgggtgtgagggccgtgtgtgtgttacctgggtgtgagggtggtgtgtgtgttacctgggtgtgagggtggtgtgtgtgttacctgggtgtgagggtggtgtgtgtgttacctgggtgtgagggtggtgtgtgtgttacctgggtgtgagggtggtgtgtgtgttacctgggtgtgagggtggtgtgtgtgttacctgggtgtgagggtggtgtgtgtgttacctgggtgtgagggtcgtgtgtgtgttacctgggtgtgagggtcgtgtgtgtgttacctgggtgtgagggtcgtgtgtgtgttacctgggtgtgagggtggtgtgtgtgttacctgggtgtgagggtcgtgtgtgtgttacctgggtgtgagggtcgtgtttgtgttacctgggtgtgagggtcgtgtgtgtgttacctgggtgtgagggtcgtgtgtgtgttacctgggtgtgagggtcgtgtgtgtgttacctgggtgtgagggtggTGTGAGGGTGGTCTGAGGGTGGTGTGAGGGTGGTctgagggtggtgtgtgtgttacctgggtgtgagggtcgtgtgtgtgttacctggtgtgagggtcgtgtgtgtgttacccctgggtgtgagggtcgtgtgtgtgttacctgggtgtgagggtcgtgtgtgtgttacctgggtgtgagggtcgtgtttgtgttacctgggtgtgagggtcgtgtgtgtgttacctgggtgtgagggtcgtgtgtgtgttacctgggtgtgagggtggtgtgtggtgttacctgggtgtgagggtggtgtgtgtgttacctgggtcagtggtgtgtgtgttacctgggtcagtggtgtgtgtgttacctgggtcagtggtgtgtgtgttacctgggtgtgagggtgtgtgtgtgttacctgggttgtagggtggtgtggtgtgttacctgggtgtgagggtggtgtgtgtgttacctgggtgtgagggtggtgtgtgtgttacctgggtgtgagggtcgtgtgtgtgttacctgggtgtgagggtcgtgtgtgtgttacctgggtgtgagggccgtgtgtgtgttacctgggtgtgagggtcgtgtgtgtgttacctgggtgtgagggtggtgtgagggtggtgtgagggtggtgtgtgtgttacctgggtgtgagggtggtgtgagggtggtgtgagggtcgtgtgtgtgttaccctgggtgtgagggtcgtgtgtgtgttaccctgggtgtggagggtcgtgtgtgtgttacctgggtgtgagggtgggtgtgtgtgttacctgggtgtgagggtcgtgtgtgtgttacctgggtgtgagggtcgtgtgtgtgttacctggtgtgagggtcgtgtgtgtgttacctgggtgtgagggtcgtgtgtgtgttacctgggtgtgagggtggtgtgtgtgttacctgggtgtgagggtcatgtgtgtgttacctgggtgtgagggtcgtgtgtgtgttacctgggtgtgagggtggtgtgagggtggtgtgagggtggtgtgtgtgttacctgggtgtgagggtggtgtgagggtggtgtgagggtcgtgtgtgttacctgggtgtgagggtcgtgtgtgtgttacctgggtgtgagggtcgtgtgtgtgttacctgggtgtgagggtcgtgtgtgtgttacctgggtgtgagggtggtgtgtgtgttacctgggtgtgagggtcgtgtgtgtgttacctgggtgtgagggtcgtgtgtgtgttacctgggtgtgagggtcggtgtgtgttacctgggtgtgagggtcgtgtgtgtgttacctgggtgtgagggtcgtgtgtgtgttacctgggtgtgagggtggtgtgtgtgttacctgggtgtgagggtggtgtgagggtggtgtgagggtggtgtgtgtgttacctgggtgtgagggtcgtgtatgtgttacctgggtgtgagggtcgtgtgtgtgttacctgggtgtgagggtcgtgtgtgtgttacctgggtgtgagggtggtgtgtgtgttacctgggtgtgagggtggtgtgtgtgttaccctgggtgtgagggtcgtgtgtgtgttacctgggtgtgagggtcgtgtgtgtgttacctgggtgtgagggtcgtgtgtgtgttacctgggtgtgagggtcgtgtgtgtgttacctgggtgtgagggtcgtgtgtgtgttacctgggtgtgagggtggtgtgtgtgttacctgggtgtgaggggtcgtgtgtgtgttacctgggtgtgagggtcgtgtgtgtgttacctaggtgtgagggccgtgtgtgtgttacctgggtgtgagggtcgtgtgtgtgttacctgggtgtgagggtggtgtgagggtggtgtgtgtgttacctgggtgtgagggtggTGTAAGGGTGGTGTGAGGgtcgtgtgtgttacctgggtgtgagggtcgtgtgtgtgttacctggatgtgagggtcgtgtgtgtgttacctgggtgtgagggtcgtgtgtgtgttacctgggtgttgagggtcgtgtgtgtgttacctgggtgtgagggtcgtgtgtgtgttacctgggtgtgagggtcgtgtgtgtgttacctgggtgtgagggtcgtgtgtgtgttacctgggtgtgagggtcgtgtgtgtgttacctgggtgtgagggtcGTGTGTGTCTGAGGGCTGAAGGGCTGATCAGGGGTTCGCTACCCGTTCGGAACACTGGGGAAATGGGGGCGGGGCCTACAGCCTCTGATTGACAGCTATGAGGCgcacctggagggagaggagagaggtgtgttTGTTACCTGAGCAGAGCTGGGAATGtacgagtgtgtgtgttacctgagcaGAACTGGgaatgtatgagtgtgtgtgtgttacctgagcaGAACTGGGAAtgcacgagtgtgtgtgtgttacctgagcaGAACTGGGAATGTACGAGTGTGTGTTACCTGAGCAGAACTGGGAatgtacgagtgtgtgtgtgttacctgagcaGAGGTGGGAatgtacgagtgtgtgtgtgttacctgagcaGAACTGGGAatgtacgagtgtgtgtgtgtgttacctgagcaGAGGTGGGAatgtacgagtgtgtgtgtgttacctgagcaGAGGTGGGAatgtacgagtgtgtgtgtgttacctgagcaGAGGTGGGaatgtacaagtgtgtgtgtgttgcctgagCAGAGGTGGGAATGtacgagtgtgtgtgttacctgagcaGAGGTGGGAatgtacgagtgtgtgtgtgttacctgagcaGAGCTGGGaatgtacaagtgtgtgtgtgttgcctgagCAGAGGTGGGAatgtacgagtgtgtgtgtgttacctgagcaGAGGTGGGAatgtacgagtgtgtgtgtgttacctgagcaGAGGTGGGAATGTacgagtgtgtttgtgttacctGAGCAGAGCTGGGAatgtacgagtgtgtgtgtgttacctgagcaGAGCTGGGAatgtacgagtgtgtgtgtgttacctgagcaGAGCTGGGAatgtacgagtgtgtgtgtgttacctgagcaGAGCTGGGAatgtacgagtgtgtgtgtgttacctgagcaGAGCTGGGAatgtacgagtgtgtgtgtgttacctgagcaGAGCTGGGAatgtacgagtgtgtgtgtgttacctgagcaGAGCTGGGAatgtacgagtgtgtgtgtgttacctgtgcgTAGGTTGCTTTCAGACTGTGCTGATTGGATCGAGGGTCTTCTGCCCAGATTCTCCAGGTTGGCTGGCTGACTCCCActcctgagaaacacacacacacacacacacacaaaacaatatacacacacacataaacaatacacacacacacacacaaacactaactATACCAAACACAACACAAAACAGTATCTTTGAGTGTGTAATTTtctgtgtatctatgtgtgtgtgtgtgtgtgtatgggtatgtgtgtgtgtgtgtgtgtatatgtgtgtatatgtgtatgtgtgtgtgtgtatatgtgtatgtgtgtgtgtgtgtgtgtatgtatatgtgtgtgtgtgtgtggtgtgtgtgtgtgtgtgtgtgtgtgtgtgtgtatgtatatgtgtgtgtgtgtgtgtgtgtgtgtgtatgtgtgtgtgtgtgtatgtgtgtaaagcCACCTGGGCAGTGTGTTAGTGACGTGTAGCGTGTCCATGTGTGATGAGTTGAAGCTGAGTCTCTTGCTGCGGTCTGGCTGTGATTCCACCCCCACCCTGTCAAGGGCGCTGTTGCTGGATCTGTTGCTGGATCTGTtgctgtctagaggagggaagaAAATAACATTAACAGTAGGTGAGACACAAGCCTccggaacacaacacttattcatGTACCTCCACACCACGTGTGGTTCTGGGGCAGTTCATTCATTCATAACCAATGTtttgacagactgacagactgacagacggacagacggacagacggacagagtgacagagtgacagagtgacagagtgacagacagacagagtgacagactgacagagtgacagagtgacagactgagagtgacagagtgacagagtgacagactgacagagtgacagagtgacagacagaccgacagagagacagagtgacagagtgacagactgacagactgagagacagagtgacagagtgacagacagactgacagagtgacagagtgacagacggacagactgacagacagagtgacagagtgacagtgacagactgacagagtgacagagtgacagagtgacagagtgacagacagactgacaaagtgacagagtgacagactgagagtgacagagtgacagagtgacagactgacagactgacagagtgacagagtgacatactgacagactgacagacagacagacagacagacagagtgacagagtgacagagtgacagagtgtgGTCCAGCGGTTAGTGGCCAGACCCCTGCAGACATGTACAGTTTAGATTGGAACACAACCCACTGCCTTTCTGACTGGTAAACTCCTCTACTTTTCCTGCACCTCAATGGAATAAAACTAATATTTCAACCCAAACTGTGACAGTGTGTTCTATCCACGTTGTCTGTGGGTTCTTACCGGTCCGCTCTGCCTGGCGCTCACTGATGACACGTATAGGCAGGGAGCGTGTGATTGGGTGATAGATCACGGCGCCAGAGGCCTGGGAGACAGGATGACGTCCACCCACGTGGAAACGCACCAGGGCGGGAATGTTGTCGAAACGATCCCCTTCAAACTGGAACAGCTCACGGGAGTAACCCTGGAGGACACACATAAttataacacacacacggactcacgtACACACATCAAACCAATCCCCTTCAAACTGGAACAGCTCACGGGAGTAACCCTGGAGGACACACATAAttataacacacacacggactcacgtACACACATCAAACCAGTCCCCTTCAAACTGGAACAGCTCACGGGAGTAACCCTGGAGGACACACAGAAttataacacacacacggactcgcGAACACACGTCAAACCAGTCCCCTCCAAATTGAAACAgaatagcacacacacaaacacacaccttcttGGGCCGAAGGACCACCCTAATGATCTTGTAGTGCAAGGGCTCATCCCTCCAATAGCTACTCAGGACATAGTCACCGGGGGAGGAGGCTGTGTCACGAACCAGAAAGTCACCATCTCTCTCCAGCAGAACCTCTGccccctagagagagagagagagagagagagagagagagagagagagagagagagagagagagagagagagagagagagagagagagagagagagagagagagagagagagagagagtgtacatCTCTATCTATAGGTCCATGGTACCaggtgtgtgtacctctctgccTATGGGTCCATGGTACCaggtgtgtgtacctctctgccTATGGGTCCATGGTACCAggcgtgtgtgtctgtatctctctgcCTATGGGTCTATggtaccaggtgtgtgtgtgtgtacctctctgccTATGGGTCCATggtaccaggtgtgtgtgtgtgtacctctctgccTATGGGTCCATggtaccaggtgtgtgtgtgtgtacctctgccTATGGGTCCATggtaccaggtgtgtgtgtgcctctctgccTATGGGTCCATGGtaccaggtgtgtttgtgtgtgtacctctctgccTATGGGTCTATggtaccaggtgtgtgtgtacctctctgccTATGGGTCCATGGTaccaggtgtgtgtctgtgtgtgtacctctctgccTATGGGTCCATggtaccaggtgtgtgtgtgtgtgtgtgtgtgtgtacctctctgccTATGGGTCCATggtaccaggtgtgtgtgtgtgtgtacctctctgccTATGGGTCCATggtaccaggtgtgtgtgtgtgtgcctctctgccTATGGGTCCATggtaccaggtgtgtgtgtgtacctctctgccTATGGGTCTATGGTACCaggtgtgtgtacctctctgccTATGGTTCCATggtaccaggtgtgtgtgtgtgtacctctctgccTATGGGTCCATggtaccaggtgtgtgtgtgtacctctctgccTATGGGTCCATggtaccaggtgtgtgtgtgtacctctctgccTATGGGTCCATggtaccaggtgtgtgtgtgtacctctctgccTATGGGTCCATggtaccaggtgtgtgtgtgtacctctctgccTATGGGTCCATggtaccaggtgtgtgtgtgtacctctctgccTATGGGTCCATGGTACCAGGCGTGACTCCTCAGGTCATCAGCAGATAGCTTCAGTTCCTCCTCCAACTCCTTCTTCAGAGAGTCCATCTCCCTGCTACCTCCAAACACCTATACAACATTACAACAACGTTACAACAACAACCTTAGACTAAAATCCATCCCCCCTGCGACCTCCAAACACCTGCACAACAATACAACAACGTTACAACAACCTTAAACAGACATGCATCTCCCtgcaacacccacacacacctacaaCAAGAATAACCTTGGACTAACCTTACCGCAACGTTAAATTCTTGAAAAACATTGGGCTAACTGAAACTTTACAGAAAAAAACCCCACAGGCTTGAGTGTTTCagcatgtatgtctgtgtgtgtgcagggccggccgtagccttttgggggccctgagcgagatttggttggggggcccCACCCTACCAAGCGGGCACATTTTTTGTGCCCCCCCTTCTTGACGTTGGGGAGAAATGTTTTAAAGGTaatgtcctgcaattctaaaATGTTGTACTTTTAAAGCAAGTCTTCTggagttctacacattttgccatggagcggAGAGAACGTTTAGCAATTTTCtaacaaatttcatgcaattctactcatcaATAACAAAATCAAATGGGGTCCCCCTGTAGGTAAGGGCCACAGCCATGTGCCCTGTCAGTATTCGTCCATGATTACTACAATTTTAGATAACTGGCTAGGGGCTAACTTaccaagacatttttttttttgctgatatGTCTAATTGAGTCGGGGGCCCTAAACGACCACTTACGTCGCTGCCTGgagccctgtgtgtgtgagcttacCTTCAGCTGACTCAGGTATGCAGTGACACTCCTCCTCTTACTGAAAGACAAAAATAACACATTTGCTAATGTggactttctctgtctctctcatactcctctgtctgtctgtctctctcatactcctctgtctgtctgtctctctcatactcctctgtctgtctgtctgtctgtctgtctgtctgtctctctgtctgtctgtctgtctgtctgtctgtctgtctgtctgtctgtctctctcatactcctctgtctgtctgtctctctcatactcctctgtctgtctgtctctctcatactcctctgtctgtctgtctgtctgtctgtctctgtctgtctgtctgtctctctcatactcctctgtctgtctgtctctctcatactcctctgtctgtctgtctctctcatactcctctgtttgtctgtctctctcatactcctctgtttgtctgtctctctcatactcctctctctctgtttgtctgtctctctctctctctctcatactcatctctgtctgtctgtctgtctaatgctcctctgtgtctgtctctctctcatattgTTAAATCCTATTTAAAGTATACTTTGAGCCCAAGTAGCTGCACAAAAACAACAGCAACCTCTGAGATGATGTTCCTAAACAACAACAGGCCAGAGGTCTCTGCCTGTTCTACACACTATAACAAGGCCCAGTCTTCCCAAACACCATTAAACAGCAGGTAGTCCAGCCTATTGTTTCCCTCTGTTCCTGGCAGAGTCAGAGGCTGGCTTGTCTTTTAACACACACTGGCATAGTTCCCCTCGCCAAGCAAAAGAGTACAACTGCAGCCCACAAATCAGGGCATTCTTGCATTTGGACATTACTGCATCTGCAGgaatgcccccccccccgccgAGCATCCCATTGGTTTCTTTATGAACACACTCCTCGACcatcccattggttccttcaTGAACACGCCCCCTCGAGGATCCCATTGGTTCCTGTatgaccccccctcccctcaagCATCCTATTGGTTCCTGTATGACCGCTCCCTCCCCTCAAGCATCCTATTGGTTCCTGTATGACCGCTCCCTCCCCTCAAGCATCCTATTGGTTCCTGTATGACCGCTCCCTCCCCTCAAGCATCCTATTGGTTCCTGTATGACCGCTCCCTCCCCTCAAGCATCCTATTGGTTCCTGTATGACCGCCCCCTCCCTTCAAGCATCCTATTGGTTCCTGTATGACCGCCCCCTCCCCTCAAGCATCCTATTGGTTCCTGTATGACCGCCCCCTCCCCTCAAGCATCCTATTGGTTCCTGTATGACCGCCCCCTCCCCTCAAGCATCCTATTGGTTCCTGTATGACCGCCCCCTCCCATCAAGCATCCTATTGGTTCCTGTATTACCGCCCCCTCCCCTCAAGCATCCTATTGGTTCCTGTATGACCGCCTCCTCCCCTCAAGCATCCTATTGGTTCCTGTATGACCGCCCCCTCCCCTCAAGTATCCTATTGGTTCCTGCATGAACACCCCCCAACCCCCCTTAGAGCACGATATCTTCATGTTTGTGACTCTTCCAAAgggaaataaaagtattataTGAGTTTCTTCTGCCCTCGCCGTCGTTAACAGAACTGTTGGAAAACATTGCCAGACAGGCTGGAACAAAGAACATTCTAGCTAGCCACCGTTGTCCCCCCCGCCCCTTCTTCTGTGGTGTTTATCTGCAGCTGCCACCCAactccacctactgtactggagcgccCTGCCTCCCTCCTGTCCTAGCTTCAGAATGGACCAATAGAAGTAGAAAGAGGGTTTCCTGCACATGCAGGAATGAccacatgcaggaacgccccGAATTGCAGGCTGCAATTGCACCCTTCTCTCACCAAGTGTCAACCTGCTCCCTCCCACCCGCCACGCCCGTTAAGGTCCATTATACATCATCAATCAAACCGGATTTATGTGTGATAAGATCTGTCAAAGGTTGTTGACTTGTTGATTTGATATCTGCGAGGCGCTGCCGTTATAGGTTGCGGTTTTGGAGGAGAAAATCAGAACTTC is a window from the Salmo trutta chromosome 38, fSalTru1.1, whole genome shotgun sequence genome containing:
- the LOC115177601 gene encoding breast cancer anti-estrogen resistance protein 3 isoform X2 encodes the protein MNNRSIAWWLKQIGLPQYTKSLEREYYGLEGLLYVCDVDLKEAGVDDPGHRDTILSQLLRHRQTLDPHSGMVEELRVSRKYSLGSSLDLVKPRKDLFRQSVLPRLRRKVTVSASCSQLHPLEEGLSPGLAPEQTRKRSKRRSVTAYLSQLKVFGGSREMDSLKKELEEELKLSADDLRSHAWYHGPIGREGAEVLLERDGDFLVRDTASSPGDYVLSSYWRDEPLHYKIIRVVLRPKKGYSRELFQFEGDRFDNIPALVRFHVGGRHPVSQASGAVIYHPITRSLPIRVISERQAERTDSNRSSNRSSNSALDRVGVESQPDRSKRLSFNSSHMDTLHVTNTLPRSGSQPANLENLGRRPSIQSAQSESNLRTGAPHSCQSEAVGPAPISPVFRTGSEPLISPSALRHTRPSHPGGGVTLRGSDGQLHPRAPPKPFRVSTFFPGTPPNRHREDPYDELVIQVPESKKRGHVDRLRAEEKWQSRARLTETSFSFLEAQESGELPRLPIDGQVQEEEEDSHFQRPQVETVSCFRLDQFESLLLPDNNRPLDPTVLMALKELFTRSNAMTTALHILSVDCQVARIVGVTEDQKRMMGVGSGLELVTLSHGQQLRQDLLERHHLLALGVAIDILGCTGTVGQRATVLHKVILLAQALRDHAHNLYAFSAVMKALEMPQVVRLERTWRALRRNHTESAVMFEKTLKPFMNALNDGDEEEDSVVQGPLAVPHLVPLLRLMEGEEGEHTERGCQLLYNTLQAARNAALHAPQYQEHAHSLLTGNTQPAHR
- the LOC115177601 gene encoding breast cancer anti-estrogen resistance protein 3 isoform X4, with the protein product MDSLKKELEEELKLSADDLRSHAWYHGPIGREGAEVLLERDGDFLVRDTASSPGDYVLSSYWRDEPLHYKIIRVVLRPKKGYSRELFQFEGDRFDNIPALVRFHVGGRHPVSQASGAVIYHPITRSLPIRVISERQAERTDSNRSSNRSSNSALDRVGVESQPDRSKRLSFNSSHMDTLHVTNTLPRSGSQPANLENLGRRPSIQSAQSESNLRTGAPHSCQSEAVGPAPISPVFRTGSEPLISPSALRHTRPSHPGGGVTLRGSDGQLHPRAPPKPFRVSTFFPGTPPNRHREDPYDELVIQVPESKKRGHVDRLRAEEKWQSRARLTETSFSFLEAQESGELPRLPIDGQVQEEEEDSHFQRPQVETVSCFRLDQFESLLLPDNNRPLDPTVLMALKELFTRSNAMTTALHILSVDCQVARIVGVTEDQKRMMGVGSGLELVTLSHGQQLRQDLLERHHLLALGVAIDILGCTGTVGQRATVLHKVILLAQALRDHAHNLYAFSAVMKALEMPQVVRLERTWRALRRNHTESAVMFEKTLKPFMNALNDGDEEEDSVVQGPLAVPHLVPLLRLMEGEEGEHTERGCQLLYNTLQAARNAALHAPQYQEHAHSLLTGDWEPIPELLECFRTEFALRLFWGQTGAAADKEKRYDKFDKILTVLSNKLEPSEEFSPEL